The following is a genomic window from Lentisphaerota bacterium.
CGCGGCGGCGGGTACGGCTGATCAGCGGAGAGAACGTATGGAGCGCTTCGAGCGCCGTGATCAGGCCGACGCGATCATGATCCGCACAGGATTCGGCTTGAAGCACCTGCACCGACCTGCGGTAATGCGGATCGGAGTCAAAAACGGCACGCCCCCAAGGCGTCGCCTTGGCCTTCTCCAAAGCGGAGAGGGCCTGTGGCCGCCAGTCGCCCGCCGCACCGCGAACGGCGTTGACGGCTTGATTGACATACGGATTGGGCTCTGCCATCGCGGCGAAGGTTGCTTTATCCGGGACCCAGTCGGGCCGCAAGGTGTTTAGCAGGACGAACAAGTCGTCATTACCCAACTGAAGCGGTGTTGCGGTGAGGAACAAAACGGCCTTGGCATTCTTGCAGAAATAGCTGACAGCTTTGTGGCGGCATGTGGCCGTATTGCGGATGTGATGCGCTTCATCCACGATCACCAGGTCAAAACTCGGGGGCGGGGTCACATCTTTCAGCCCGGCGCGGCGAAAACGACCGGTCTCCCCCTCGTACAGTTTGCTGTCCAAGATCGAGTAAGGCACGATCACCCGTGATTTCTTAGGATCCAGATCACCTTGCTCGCGGTAATCATCAAGAAGCAGTTGAAGTGATCGGCTGTCCAGGTGTTCAAACCGTTCAGAAAACCGCTTCATTTCCGAAAGCCATTTCTGCTCGGCGACAAGCGGCTTCGGACAGATGATGAGGACCGATTCGAGAGAGGCGCGTGCCGCCAGTTCGCGCAGAATGAGGCCCGCCTCGATCGTTTTGCCAACGCCGACGCTGTCGGCGATCAAGAGCCGGGGACAATCGGAGCGGATGAATTTAATGACCGGCCGGAACTGGTAGGGGATGAAATCGATACGCGCCGCATTCAGTGAAAACAGCGAGGAGGCGCCGGGATGAACGACCTGGGCCGCCGTAAGAGCGGCCTGAAAGCGTTCCGCTGACACGGACTCAGCATTCTCTTCAGGAGACCCGGTGACAGCAAGAAGTTGTGACGCGTAGAACGATTGGCGCTGCCCGTTGTGCAAAACCTCGTAGCGATCCTCGGGCCGGCCGGGCAAGCGGGAGAGAATCGCCACGATCTGCGCCGGATCTGAACGCAACATGACGAGGTCACCCGGCTTGAAAACGCCAACGGGGTCAGGTGGCGGCGCGGGCTCATCCGGGCAAATGGGAGCGTGTTCCGCCTGCGGCGCGAGCGCGGCGGGCGGGGCACCGGGTCGCAGCGTCAGGTTCTTCAGGTTCTCGATTTCGGTGCCAAGCGCATCATCGGGAGCGAGAATATTGACAAGCCGTTGCACGGTATCAAAGTCGCGATAGACGTAACCGCTCAGATCTTCGCCGGCCCCCACATGCGCCCAGCGGTTGCGAACGGATTGCAGTTCCTTCAAATAATGGCGACCCTCGCCGGGAAGCGACATTTTATTGGCGATGTCCCACCAATTCTCGTCCAGAACACGGAGCAGCGCGGCCAGATCCAAACTCTTGAGGTTACACACACACCGTTGCTTGACCCGTTGCGCCTGCTGGTAGGAAAGACACGGCAGAACCAGGTCGTCCCACCATGTCTCCGGTCTCATGTGTGTCAGCGTCACGGTCAGATAGTCTGTGAGGCAGTGGGCGAGCCCTTTCAGGATTACAGTCATCTGAGCTTCAACGGATCCTTGCAGCATTTTCGACTCCCGAGAGTTTGTGTGCTTTCAGGTAAAAGACTAGATAGCCAC
Proteins encoded in this region:
- a CDS encoding DEAD/DEAH box helicase → MLQGSVEAQMTVILKGLAHCLTDYLTVTLTHMRPETWWDDLVLPCLSYQQAQRVKQRCVCNLKSLDLAALLRVLDENWWDIANKMSLPGEGRHYLKELQSVRNRWAHVGAGEDLSGYVYRDFDTVQRLVNILAPDDALGTEIENLKNLTLRPGAPPAALAPQAEHAPICPDEPAPPPDPVGVFKPGDLVMLRSDPAQIVAILSRLPGRPEDRYEVLHNGQRQSFYASQLLAVTGSPEENAESVSAERFQAALTAAQVVHPGASSLFSLNAARIDFIPYQFRPVIKFIRSDCPRLLIADSVGVGKTIEAGLILRELAARASLESVLIICPKPLVAEQKWLSEMKRFSERFEHLDSRSLQLLLDDYREQGDLDPKKSRVIVPYSILDSKLYEGETGRFRRAGLKDVTPPPSFDLVIVDEAHHIRNTATCRHKAVSYFCKNAKAVLFLTATPLQLGNDDLFVLLNTLRPDWVPDKATFAAMAEPNPYVNQAVNAVRGAAGDWRPQALSALEKAKATPWGRAVFDSDPHYRRSVQVLQAESCADHDRVGLITALEALHTFSPLISRTRRR